One window of the Solanum stenotomum isolate F172 chromosome 11, ASM1918654v1, whole genome shotgun sequence genome contains the following:
- the LOC125844835 gene encoding uncharacterized protein LOC125844835, translating into MVNFMLEIKAELENLTDLRPQGGCDDENFRYHFKLKCGHCGEITQKETYVSLVETVPLPNGKGHTHLVQKCKFCGRDGTIAMITGRGRPLTHTDSEAGKSAPLMLFECRGFEPLDYVFRGEWEAKSLEGTKFEGIDLSGDEFAEYDEKGECPVMISKPSATFNVVR; encoded by the exons ATGGTGAACTTCATGCTGGAAATTAAGGCGGAGCTTGAAAACCTCACCGACCTTCGGCCACAAGGCGGTTGCGATGATGAAAACTTCCGTTACCACTTCAAG CTAAAGTGTGGCCATTGTGGTGAGATCACCCAAAAGGAGACTTATGTGAGCTTGGTTGAAACTGTTCCTCTTCCTAATGGCAAGGGCCACACCCACCTTGTCCAGAAG TGTAAGTTCTGTGGCAGGGATGGTACAATAGCCATGATCACTGGCCGCGGCCGTCCTCTGACTCACACTGATAGTGAAGCTGGAAAATCTGCACCTTTGATGCTATTTGAGTGCAGGGGTTTTGAGCCGCTGGATTATGTTTTCCGAGGAGAATGGGAAGCTAAATCT CTTGAGGGAACGAAATTTGAAGGCATTGATTTGTCCGGAGATGAGTTTGCCGAGTATGATGAGAAGGGGGAGTGTCCAGTGATGATTTCCAAACCAAGTGCCACTTTTAATGTAGTGAGGTAG